From a region of the Tachysurus fulvidraco isolate hzauxx_2018 chromosome 5, HZAU_PFXX_2.0, whole genome shotgun sequence genome:
- the sp3b gene encoding transcription factor Sp3 isoform X4 has translation MAALDADGGQSDFLQPAAEAAAASDTTTDITSIQPDRWEVLTPVSTGKEDSGVVHLPGGGIVGTNGQFVVPLQTVSGQSQPVFVTAGTDGVSANGIQYQVIPQLQSADASSLGYTTSTADGTTLGTDISILPDGTQGIHAATNANDLHGLLAQTGHVQQIQSVSLAGSGFAGQGQVVTNMPVGLPGNITFVPLNSLSNADLESLGLAGAQTIATGITAEGQLIMTSDSTVQSTMEKTNNGNNTFVPPTSTSASITTSLPETIDGTGVLTQATAVSAGQQDPSFVQQNHVPTSMPAAVPTNTEPVVQLVPAQTAEGAAQTLQSVQLLNAGTFLIQAQTVSPTGQIQWQTFQVQGVQNLQNLQIPGAGGMASPQITIAPVQTLSLGQHGTNLPAGHIPNLQTVTVNSISQAEHTMESTLTDIRIKEEPDSDDWPLSGDSTLNTSDLSHFRVRMLDEESEGMGQEGKRLRRVACTCPNCKEAGGRGSGMGKKKQHICHIPGCGKVYGKTSHLRAHLRWHSGERPFICSWSYCGKRFTRSDELQRHRRTHTGEKKFVCPQCSKRFMRSDHLAKHIKTHLNKKGLNSAPGAGQSDAIAPQDGIITGGGATLILTNLPQGGTQDHLSNSDLPLQLVTVSANEVME, from the exons ACGACAGACATCACGTCCATCCAGCCTGACCGCTGGGAGGTGCTCACCCCGGTTTCCACGGGTAAAGAGGACTCTGGTGTAGTACACTTACCCGGTGGGGGGATTGTGGGCACTAATGGGCAGTTTGTAGTGCCACTGCAGACTGTATCAGGGCAGAGCCAGCCTGTTTTTGTCACTGCCGGGACAGACGGTGTCAGTGCCAACGGCATCCAGTACCAGGTCATCCCGCAGCTGCAGAGCGCAGATGCGTCTTCATTAGGTTACACTACATCCACAGCTGATGGTACCACGCTGGGTACGGACATCTCCATACTGCCTGACGGAACACAAGGCATCCATGCTGCAACTAATGCCAACGATTTGCATGGTTTGCTGGCACAGACCGGACACGTGCAGCAGATCCAAAGCGTCTCATTGGCAGGAAGTGGGTTTGCAGGTCAGGGCCAAGTGGTGACTAACATGCCAGTCGGATTGCCTGGGAACATCACGTTTGTGCCGCTTAACAGCCTGAGCAACGCTGACTTGGAATCTCTGGGCCTGGCTGGAGCTCAAACCATCGCTACAGGCATTACAGCTGAGGGTCAGCTCATTATGACTAGTGACAGCACGGTCCAAAGCACCATGGAGAAAACCAACAATGGCAACAACACATTTGTTCCACCAACATCGACCTCCGCTTCCATCACCACATCGCTGCCTGAGACGATAGACGGCACAGGGGTTCTGACCCAAGCTACTGCCGTTTCGGCTGGCCAGCAAGATCCGTCCTTCGTCCAGCAGAACCACGTGCCTACCTCCATGCCTGCTGCTGTGCCTACAAACACAGAGCCAGTGGTGCAGCTGGTGCCTGCGCAGACGGCAGAAGGTGCGGCACAGACGCTACAAAGCGTTCAGCTGCTCAACGCCGGCACTTTCTTAATCCAGGCGCAGACGGTCTCCCCTACGGGCCAGATCCAGTGGCAGACTTTCCAGGTGCAGGGTGTGCAGAACCTACAAAACCTGCAGATACCTGGTGCTGGTGGAATGGCATCACCACAGATCACTATCGCCCCTGTGCAGACTCTGTCTCTCGGGCAGCATGGAACAAATCTGCCTGCTGGACACATCCCCAACCTGCAGACAGTCACGGTCAACTCCATCTCACAGGCAGAGCATACAATGGAGAGTACActcacag ACATTCGTATCAAGGAGGAACCGGACTCGGACGATTGGCCGCTATCCGGAGACTCCACCCTGAACACCAGCGACTTGTCGCACTTCCGTGTACGAATGCTAGACGAGGAGTCGGAGGGGATGGGGCAGGAGGGGAAGAGGCTCAGAAGAGTGGCTTGTACTTGTCCTAATTGCAAGGAGGCAGGCGGGAG aggCTCAGGCATGGGTAAGAAAAAGCAGCACATTTGCCACATCCCCGGCTGTGGGAAGGTGTACGGTAAAACGTCTCACCTGCGTGCTCACCTGCGCTGGCACTCAGGTGAGAGGCCCTTCATCTGCTCCTGGAGTTACTGCGGAAAGAGATTCACACGCAGCGATGAGCTTCAGCGCCACCGCAGGACACATACAG gAGAGAAGAAGTTTGTGTGTCCACAGTGCTCAAAGCGCTTCATGCGCAGTGACCATTTGGCCAAACATATTAAAACTCATCTGAACAAAAAAGGGCTAAATTCGGCCCCCGGAGCAGGGCAGTCCGACGCCATCGCCCCTCAGGACGGCATCATCACCGGGGGCGGCGCTACACTCATTCTGACCAACCTGCCTCAGGGTGGCACTCAAGACCACCTCTCAAACTCTGACCTCCCGCTTCAGCTGGTCACTGTGTCTGCCAATGAGGTCATGGAGTGa
- the sp3b gene encoding transcription factor Sp3 isoform X3, translating into MAALDADGGQSDFLQPAAEAAAASDTQTTDITSIQPDRWEVLTPVSTGKEDSGVVHLPGGGIVGTNGQFVVPLQTVSGQSQPVFVTAGTDGVSANGIQYQVIPQLQSADASSLGYTTSTADGTTLGTDISILPDGTQGIHAATNANDLHGLLAQTGHVQQIQSVSLAGSGFAGQGQVVTNMPVGLPGNITFVPLNSLSNADLESLGLAGAQTIATGITAEGQLIMTSDSTVQSTMEKTNNGNNTFVPPTSTSASITTSLPETIDGTGVLTQATAVSAGQQDPSFVQQNHVPTSMPAAVPTNTEPVVQLVPAQTAEGAAQTLQSVQLLNAGTFLIQAQTVSPTGQIQWQTFQVQGVQNLQNLQIPGAGGMASPQITIAPVQTLSLGQHGTNLPAGHIPNLQTVTVNSISQAEHTMESTLTDIRIKEEPDSDDWPLSGDSTLNTSDLSHFRVRMLDEESEGMGQEGKRLRRVACTCPNCKEAGGRGSGMGKKKQHICHIPGCGKVYGKTSHLRAHLRWHSGERPFICSWSYCGKRFTRSDELQRHRRTHTGEKKFVCPQCSKRFMRSDHLAKHIKTHLNKKGLNSAPGAGQSDAIAPQDGIITGGGATLILTNLPQGGTQDHLSNSDLPLQLVTVSANEVME; encoded by the exons CAGACGACAGACATCACGTCCATCCAGCCTGACCGCTGGGAGGTGCTCACCCCGGTTTCCACGGGTAAAGAGGACTCTGGTGTAGTACACTTACCCGGTGGGGGGATTGTGGGCACTAATGGGCAGTTTGTAGTGCCACTGCAGACTGTATCAGGGCAGAGCCAGCCTGTTTTTGTCACTGCCGGGACAGACGGTGTCAGTGCCAACGGCATCCAGTACCAGGTCATCCCGCAGCTGCAGAGCGCAGATGCGTCTTCATTAGGTTACACTACATCCACAGCTGATGGTACCACGCTGGGTACGGACATCTCCATACTGCCTGACGGAACACAAGGCATCCATGCTGCAACTAATGCCAACGATTTGCATGGTTTGCTGGCACAGACCGGACACGTGCAGCAGATCCAAAGCGTCTCATTGGCAGGAAGTGGGTTTGCAGGTCAGGGCCAAGTGGTGACTAACATGCCAGTCGGATTGCCTGGGAACATCACGTTTGTGCCGCTTAACAGCCTGAGCAACGCTGACTTGGAATCTCTGGGCCTGGCTGGAGCTCAAACCATCGCTACAGGCATTACAGCTGAGGGTCAGCTCATTATGACTAGTGACAGCACGGTCCAAAGCACCATGGAGAAAACCAACAATGGCAACAACACATTTGTTCCACCAACATCGACCTCCGCTTCCATCACCACATCGCTGCCTGAGACGATAGACGGCACAGGGGTTCTGACCCAAGCTACTGCCGTTTCGGCTGGCCAGCAAGATCCGTCCTTCGTCCAGCAGAACCACGTGCCTACCTCCATGCCTGCTGCTGTGCCTACAAACACAGAGCCAGTGGTGCAGCTGGTGCCTGCGCAGACGGCAGAAGGTGCGGCACAGACGCTACAAAGCGTTCAGCTGCTCAACGCCGGCACTTTCTTAATCCAGGCGCAGACGGTCTCCCCTACGGGCCAGATCCAGTGGCAGACTTTCCAGGTGCAGGGTGTGCAGAACCTACAAAACCTGCAGATACCTGGTGCTGGTGGAATGGCATCACCACAGATCACTATCGCCCCTGTGCAGACTCTGTCTCTCGGGCAGCATGGAACAAATCTGCCTGCTGGACACATCCCCAACCTGCAGACAGTCACGGTCAACTCCATCTCACAGGCAGAGCATACAATGGAGAGTACActcacag ACATTCGTATCAAGGAGGAACCGGACTCGGACGATTGGCCGCTATCCGGAGACTCCACCCTGAACACCAGCGACTTGTCGCACTTCCGTGTACGAATGCTAGACGAGGAGTCGGAGGGGATGGGGCAGGAGGGGAAGAGGCTCAGAAGAGTGGCTTGTACTTGTCCTAATTGCAAGGAGGCAGGCGGGAG aggCTCAGGCATGGGTAAGAAAAAGCAGCACATTTGCCACATCCCCGGCTGTGGGAAGGTGTACGGTAAAACGTCTCACCTGCGTGCTCACCTGCGCTGGCACTCAGGTGAGAGGCCCTTCATCTGCTCCTGGAGTTACTGCGGAAAGAGATTCACACGCAGCGATGAGCTTCAGCGCCACCGCAGGACACATACAG gAGAGAAGAAGTTTGTGTGTCCACAGTGCTCAAAGCGCTTCATGCGCAGTGACCATTTGGCCAAACATATTAAAACTCATCTGAACAAAAAAGGGCTAAATTCGGCCCCCGGAGCAGGGCAGTCCGACGCCATCGCCCCTCAGGACGGCATCATCACCGGGGGCGGCGCTACACTCATTCTGACCAACCTGCCTCAGGGTGGCACTCAAGACCACCTCTCAAACTCTGACCTCCCGCTTCAGCTGGTCACTGTGTCTGCCAATGAGGTCATGGAGTGa
- the sp3b gene encoding transcription factor Sp3 isoform X2, producing MTAPEQPVKQQEMAALDADGGQSDFLQPAAEAAAASDTTTDITSIQPDRWEVLTPVSTGKEDSGVVHLPGGGIVGTNGQFVVPLQTVSGQSQPVFVTAGTDGVSANGIQYQVIPQLQSADASSLGYTTSTADGTTLGTDISILPDGTQGIHAATNANDLHGLLAQTGHVQQIQSVSLAGSGFAGQGQVVTNMPVGLPGNITFVPLNSLSNADLESLGLAGAQTIATGITAEGQLIMTSDSTVQSTMEKTNNGNNTFVPPTSTSASITTSLPETIDGTGVLTQATAVSAGQQDPSFVQQNHVPTSMPAAVPTNTEPVVQLVPAQTAEGAAQTLQSVQLLNAGTFLIQAQTVSPTGQIQWQTFQVQGVQNLQNLQIPGAGGMASPQITIAPVQTLSLGQHGTNLPAGHIPNLQTVTVNSISQAEHTMESTLTDIRIKEEPDSDDWPLSGDSTLNTSDLSHFRVRMLDEESEGMGQEGKRLRRVACTCPNCKEAGGRGSGMGKKKQHICHIPGCGKVYGKTSHLRAHLRWHSGERPFICSWSYCGKRFTRSDELQRHRRTHTGEKKFVCPQCSKRFMRSDHLAKHIKTHLNKKGLNSAPGAGQSDAIAPQDGIITGGGATLILTNLPQGGTQDHLSNSDLPLQLVTVSANEVME from the exons ACGACAGACATCACGTCCATCCAGCCTGACCGCTGGGAGGTGCTCACCCCGGTTTCCACGGGTAAAGAGGACTCTGGTGTAGTACACTTACCCGGTGGGGGGATTGTGGGCACTAATGGGCAGTTTGTAGTGCCACTGCAGACTGTATCAGGGCAGAGCCAGCCTGTTTTTGTCACTGCCGGGACAGACGGTGTCAGTGCCAACGGCATCCAGTACCAGGTCATCCCGCAGCTGCAGAGCGCAGATGCGTCTTCATTAGGTTACACTACATCCACAGCTGATGGTACCACGCTGGGTACGGACATCTCCATACTGCCTGACGGAACACAAGGCATCCATGCTGCAACTAATGCCAACGATTTGCATGGTTTGCTGGCACAGACCGGACACGTGCAGCAGATCCAAAGCGTCTCATTGGCAGGAAGTGGGTTTGCAGGTCAGGGCCAAGTGGTGACTAACATGCCAGTCGGATTGCCTGGGAACATCACGTTTGTGCCGCTTAACAGCCTGAGCAACGCTGACTTGGAATCTCTGGGCCTGGCTGGAGCTCAAACCATCGCTACAGGCATTACAGCTGAGGGTCAGCTCATTATGACTAGTGACAGCACGGTCCAAAGCACCATGGAGAAAACCAACAATGGCAACAACACATTTGTTCCACCAACATCGACCTCCGCTTCCATCACCACATCGCTGCCTGAGACGATAGACGGCACAGGGGTTCTGACCCAAGCTACTGCCGTTTCGGCTGGCCAGCAAGATCCGTCCTTCGTCCAGCAGAACCACGTGCCTACCTCCATGCCTGCTGCTGTGCCTACAAACACAGAGCCAGTGGTGCAGCTGGTGCCTGCGCAGACGGCAGAAGGTGCGGCACAGACGCTACAAAGCGTTCAGCTGCTCAACGCCGGCACTTTCTTAATCCAGGCGCAGACGGTCTCCCCTACGGGCCAGATCCAGTGGCAGACTTTCCAGGTGCAGGGTGTGCAGAACCTACAAAACCTGCAGATACCTGGTGCTGGTGGAATGGCATCACCACAGATCACTATCGCCCCTGTGCAGACTCTGTCTCTCGGGCAGCATGGAACAAATCTGCCTGCTGGACACATCCCCAACCTGCAGACAGTCACGGTCAACTCCATCTCACAGGCAGAGCATACAATGGAGAGTACActcacag ACATTCGTATCAAGGAGGAACCGGACTCGGACGATTGGCCGCTATCCGGAGACTCCACCCTGAACACCAGCGACTTGTCGCACTTCCGTGTACGAATGCTAGACGAGGAGTCGGAGGGGATGGGGCAGGAGGGGAAGAGGCTCAGAAGAGTGGCTTGTACTTGTCCTAATTGCAAGGAGGCAGGCGGGAG aggCTCAGGCATGGGTAAGAAAAAGCAGCACATTTGCCACATCCCCGGCTGTGGGAAGGTGTACGGTAAAACGTCTCACCTGCGTGCTCACCTGCGCTGGCACTCAGGTGAGAGGCCCTTCATCTGCTCCTGGAGTTACTGCGGAAAGAGATTCACACGCAGCGATGAGCTTCAGCGCCACCGCAGGACACATACAG gAGAGAAGAAGTTTGTGTGTCCACAGTGCTCAAAGCGCTTCATGCGCAGTGACCATTTGGCCAAACATATTAAAACTCATCTGAACAAAAAAGGGCTAAATTCGGCCCCCGGAGCAGGGCAGTCCGACGCCATCGCCCCTCAGGACGGCATCATCACCGGGGGCGGCGCTACACTCATTCTGACCAACCTGCCTCAGGGTGGCACTCAAGACCACCTCTCAAACTCTGACCTCCCGCTTCAGCTGGTCACTGTGTCTGCCAATGAGGTCATGGAGTGa
- the sp3b gene encoding transcription factor Sp3 isoform X1: MTAPEQPVKQQEMAALDADGGQSDFLQPAAEAAAASDTQTTDITSIQPDRWEVLTPVSTGKEDSGVVHLPGGGIVGTNGQFVVPLQTVSGQSQPVFVTAGTDGVSANGIQYQVIPQLQSADASSLGYTTSTADGTTLGTDISILPDGTQGIHAATNANDLHGLLAQTGHVQQIQSVSLAGSGFAGQGQVVTNMPVGLPGNITFVPLNSLSNADLESLGLAGAQTIATGITAEGQLIMTSDSTVQSTMEKTNNGNNTFVPPTSTSASITTSLPETIDGTGVLTQATAVSAGQQDPSFVQQNHVPTSMPAAVPTNTEPVVQLVPAQTAEGAAQTLQSVQLLNAGTFLIQAQTVSPTGQIQWQTFQVQGVQNLQNLQIPGAGGMASPQITIAPVQTLSLGQHGTNLPAGHIPNLQTVTVNSISQAEHTMESTLTDIRIKEEPDSDDWPLSGDSTLNTSDLSHFRVRMLDEESEGMGQEGKRLRRVACTCPNCKEAGGRGSGMGKKKQHICHIPGCGKVYGKTSHLRAHLRWHSGERPFICSWSYCGKRFTRSDELQRHRRTHTGEKKFVCPQCSKRFMRSDHLAKHIKTHLNKKGLNSAPGAGQSDAIAPQDGIITGGGATLILTNLPQGGTQDHLSNSDLPLQLVTVSANEVME; the protein is encoded by the exons CAGACGACAGACATCACGTCCATCCAGCCTGACCGCTGGGAGGTGCTCACCCCGGTTTCCACGGGTAAAGAGGACTCTGGTGTAGTACACTTACCCGGTGGGGGGATTGTGGGCACTAATGGGCAGTTTGTAGTGCCACTGCAGACTGTATCAGGGCAGAGCCAGCCTGTTTTTGTCACTGCCGGGACAGACGGTGTCAGTGCCAACGGCATCCAGTACCAGGTCATCCCGCAGCTGCAGAGCGCAGATGCGTCTTCATTAGGTTACACTACATCCACAGCTGATGGTACCACGCTGGGTACGGACATCTCCATACTGCCTGACGGAACACAAGGCATCCATGCTGCAACTAATGCCAACGATTTGCATGGTTTGCTGGCACAGACCGGACACGTGCAGCAGATCCAAAGCGTCTCATTGGCAGGAAGTGGGTTTGCAGGTCAGGGCCAAGTGGTGACTAACATGCCAGTCGGATTGCCTGGGAACATCACGTTTGTGCCGCTTAACAGCCTGAGCAACGCTGACTTGGAATCTCTGGGCCTGGCTGGAGCTCAAACCATCGCTACAGGCATTACAGCTGAGGGTCAGCTCATTATGACTAGTGACAGCACGGTCCAAAGCACCATGGAGAAAACCAACAATGGCAACAACACATTTGTTCCACCAACATCGACCTCCGCTTCCATCACCACATCGCTGCCTGAGACGATAGACGGCACAGGGGTTCTGACCCAAGCTACTGCCGTTTCGGCTGGCCAGCAAGATCCGTCCTTCGTCCAGCAGAACCACGTGCCTACCTCCATGCCTGCTGCTGTGCCTACAAACACAGAGCCAGTGGTGCAGCTGGTGCCTGCGCAGACGGCAGAAGGTGCGGCACAGACGCTACAAAGCGTTCAGCTGCTCAACGCCGGCACTTTCTTAATCCAGGCGCAGACGGTCTCCCCTACGGGCCAGATCCAGTGGCAGACTTTCCAGGTGCAGGGTGTGCAGAACCTACAAAACCTGCAGATACCTGGTGCTGGTGGAATGGCATCACCACAGATCACTATCGCCCCTGTGCAGACTCTGTCTCTCGGGCAGCATGGAACAAATCTGCCTGCTGGACACATCCCCAACCTGCAGACAGTCACGGTCAACTCCATCTCACAGGCAGAGCATACAATGGAGAGTACActcacag ACATTCGTATCAAGGAGGAACCGGACTCGGACGATTGGCCGCTATCCGGAGACTCCACCCTGAACACCAGCGACTTGTCGCACTTCCGTGTACGAATGCTAGACGAGGAGTCGGAGGGGATGGGGCAGGAGGGGAAGAGGCTCAGAAGAGTGGCTTGTACTTGTCCTAATTGCAAGGAGGCAGGCGGGAG aggCTCAGGCATGGGTAAGAAAAAGCAGCACATTTGCCACATCCCCGGCTGTGGGAAGGTGTACGGTAAAACGTCTCACCTGCGTGCTCACCTGCGCTGGCACTCAGGTGAGAGGCCCTTCATCTGCTCCTGGAGTTACTGCGGAAAGAGATTCACACGCAGCGATGAGCTTCAGCGCCACCGCAGGACACATACAG gAGAGAAGAAGTTTGTGTGTCCACAGTGCTCAAAGCGCTTCATGCGCAGTGACCATTTGGCCAAACATATTAAAACTCATCTGAACAAAAAAGGGCTAAATTCGGCCCCCGGAGCAGGGCAGTCCGACGCCATCGCCCCTCAGGACGGCATCATCACCGGGGGCGGCGCTACACTCATTCTGACCAACCTGCCTCAGGGTGGCACTCAAGACCACCTCTCAAACTCTGACCTCCCGCTTCAGCTGGTCACTGTGTCTGCCAATGAGGTCATGGAGTGa